In the Muricauda sp. MAR_2010_75 genome, one interval contains:
- the msrB gene encoding peptide-methionine (R)-S-oxide reductase MsrB, translated as MGKKLLLITLLAFVGCKGTSQEEKKETKKETAYKVTKTDAEWKAELTDMEYYVLRKAATENAFTSDLLDNKQKGTYVCAGCGTPVFKSEHKFDSGTGWPSFDREIEGNVAYDVDYKIGVARTEEHCAVCGGHLGHVFNDGPRETTGKRHCINGVALDFIPDGN; from the coding sequence ATGGGAAAAAAATTGCTTTTGATCACTCTTTTGGCCTTTGTGGGCTGTAAGGGCACATCACAGGAAGAGAAAAAGGAAACTAAAAAAGAAACGGCCTACAAAGTCACCAAAACGGATGCCGAATGGAAAGCGGAGCTTACTGACATGGAGTATTATGTCCTGAGAAAAGCTGCCACCGAAAATGCATTTACCAGTGACCTTTTGGACAACAAACAAAAAGGAACTTATGTCTGCGCAGGATGTGGAACGCCCGTTTTTAAAAGTGAACATAAATTTGATTCCGGTACCGGGTGGCCGAGTTTTGACCGAGAAATTGAGGGGAATGTGGCCTATGATGTGGATTATAAAATAGGAGTGGCCCGTACCGAAGAACACTGTGCGGTATGCGGCGGCCATTTGGGACATGTTTTTAACGATGGCCCACGGGAAACCACCGGAAAACGGCATTGCATCAATGGGGTTGCATTGGATTTTATCCCAGACGGGAATTAA
- a CDS encoding collagen-like protein produces the protein MNKFYTIIGAFLVLFTVSCEGPAGPPGRDGFDGLDGLDGADGIQGQVVEVNANFGYDGDANLFSTLINFSDITDFEVFEADAVLVYRWAGTVGLQDGSDADLWSQIPQNYFLPEGTIQYVFEHTFVDVELFIEGNFDLSTLSTDFTDDQIFRIVFVPSVFANSSKMDTSNIENVMSALGIEEGQVQKLDLN, from the coding sequence ATGAATAAATTCTATACTATTATTGGAGCATTTCTTGTATTGTTCACCGTTTCCTGTGAAGGTCCTGCTGGACCTCCCGGAAGAGATGGCTTTGATGGACTGGACGGTTTAGATGGGGCTGACGGCATCCAAGGACAGGTGGTGGAAGTGAACGCCAACTTTGGCTATGATGGCGATGCCAATCTCTTCAGCACCTTGATAAATTTTAGCGATATTACTGACTTTGAAGTCTTTGAGGCTGATGCCGTTTTGGTGTATCGATGGGCCGGCACTGTAGGTTTGCAAGATGGTAGCGACGCCGATTTGTGGAGCCAGATTCCACAAAACTATTTTCTTCCCGAAGGAACCATACAGTATGTATTTGAACACACCTTTGTGGATGTGGAACTCTTCATTGAAGGAAATTTTGACCTGTCAACCTTAAGTACCGACTTTACCGATGATCAAATCTTCCGGATTGTGTTTGTACCCAGTGTCTTTGCCAATTCCTCCAAAATGGATACCTCCAATATTGAGAATGTGATGTCCGCTTTGGGCATTGAAGAAGGACAAGTACAAAAATTGGATTTGAATTAA
- the glgB gene encoding 1,4-alpha-glucan branching protein GlgB, which yields MSNVIVHSLFSEFDINLFKAGKHFRLYDKLGSHLIEVDGVKGTYFAVWAPSAKSVSVIGDFNYWNAGEHELNVRWDASGIWEGFIPGVDKGTKYKYKIQSHNNGIWTEKADPFGRFCEQPPNTASLVWDAPYNWKDKKWMDTREEKNGLDKPYSVYEVHLASWKKKNGWESLSYLEMADELVDYVDKMGFTHVEFMPVMEYPYDPSWGYQITGYFAPTSRFGKPEDFKVLVDKFHQKGIGVILDWVPSHFPEDAHGLGFFDGSHLYEHPDRRRGYHPDWKSLIFNYGRNEVRAFLISNAIFWLDQYHVDGLRVDAVASMLYLDYSREEGEWEPNMYGNNENLEALSFLREMNQEVYASFKGVQTIAEESTAFSGVTKPVHFGGLGFGMKWMMGWMHDTLEFFKKEPIYRSYDLNDITFSMTYAFTENFVLPFSHDEVVYGKQSLLYRMPGDEWQRFANLRLLFGYMFTHPGGNLLFMGGEFGQSSEWNFQESLNWHLTQYDFHSGIQEVIKDLNKLYKTNPALYEKQFSQEGFQWIEYNDRENTVITYMRKGKDPKDDLIVACNFTPAPRENYRVGVPKNTQLKLVFNSDDTKYSGSGMGKKTLKPSKTPWNGHPQSVVMTLPPLAVVVYK from the coding sequence ATGTCCAACGTAATTGTCCATAGTTTATTTTCAGAATTTGATATCAATCTTTTTAAGGCCGGAAAGCATTTTCGGCTTTATGACAAATTAGGGTCGCACCTCATTGAAGTAGATGGCGTAAAAGGCACCTACTTTGCTGTTTGGGCCCCTTCGGCCAAATCGGTTTCTGTAATTGGGGATTTCAACTACTGGAATGCTGGTGAACATGAACTCAATGTACGATGGGATGCCAGTGGTATTTGGGAAGGCTTTATTCCCGGTGTGGACAAAGGCACCAAGTACAAATACAAGATCCAATCCCATAATAATGGCATTTGGACCGAGAAGGCCGATCCATTCGGGCGATTTTGTGAGCAACCGCCCAATACTGCATCATTGGTTTGGGACGCTCCTTACAACTGGAAGGATAAGAAATGGATGGATACCCGCGAGGAAAAAAATGGGTTGGACAAGCCCTATTCGGTATATGAAGTGCATCTAGCCTCCTGGAAAAAGAAAAACGGATGGGAATCGCTATCCTATCTTGAAATGGCAGATGAGTTGGTAGACTACGTGGACAAAATGGGCTTTACCCATGTGGAATTTATGCCAGTAATGGAATATCCCTATGACCCTTCTTGGGGTTATCAGATAACAGGCTATTTTGCACCAACATCCCGTTTTGGAAAACCTGAGGATTTTAAAGTCTTGGTGGACAAGTTCCACCAAAAAGGAATAGGTGTGATTCTGGACTGGGTACCTTCCCATTTCCCAGAAGATGCCCATGGTCTTGGCTTTTTTGATGGGTCGCACCTCTACGAACACCCAGACCGAAGAAGGGGATATCATCCCGATTGGAAAAGTTTGATCTTCAACTACGGAAGAAACGAGGTTAGGGCCTTTTTGATCAGTAACGCCATTTTTTGGCTGGACCAATATCATGTGGATGGCCTTCGGGTGGATGCTGTGGCCTCCATGCTGTATCTGGACTACTCACGTGAAGAGGGTGAGTGGGAACCTAATATGTATGGGAACAATGAAAATCTAGAGGCCTTGTCTTTTCTTAGGGAAATGAATCAAGAGGTGTATGCCAGCTTTAAAGGGGTGCAGACCATTGCAGAGGAATCAACGGCATTCTCTGGAGTCACCAAACCTGTGCATTTTGGTGGACTGGGTTTTGGCATGAAATGGATGATGGGTTGGATGCACGATACCTTGGAGTTCTTTAAAAAAGAACCTATTTATCGTTCGTATGACTTGAATGACATCACCTTCAGCATGACCTATGCCTTTACCGAAAACTTTGTGTTACCGTTTTCCCATGATGAGGTGGTATATGGAAAACAGTCCCTATTATATCGTATGCCTGGCGACGAATGGCAGCGTTTTGCCAATTTAAGGCTCTTATTTGGATACATGTTTACCCACCCAGGGGGTAATTTACTCTTTATGGGCGGTGAATTTGGACAATCATCGGAATGGAATTTCCAAGAAAGCCTGAATTGGCACCTGACCCAGTACGATTTCCATTCTGGAATTCAGGAAGTTATCAAGGATCTTAATAAGCTTTATAAAACCAATCCGGCCCTGTATGAAAAACAGTTCAGCCAGGAGGGTTTTCAATGGATCGAGTACAACGATAGGGAGAATACGGTTATTACCTATATGAGAAAGGGAAAAGACCCCAAGGATGATTTGATCGTAGCATGCAACTTTACGCCTGCACCCCGCGAAAATTATAGGGTTGGTGTCCCCAAGAACACCC